One window from the genome of Chroococcidiopsis sp. TS-821 encodes:
- a CDS encoding response regulator encodes MLQLVTTISEEVVNGDPQSSTIDSSAVIPSATVRSKILIVEDNDLNRQMLDDYLSFCGYEILSLADGTCFFQKMTEFQPQLILLDLKLPDIDGYTLLEKLQNRADWQDIPIFVVSAFAFSADQQRALSLGATRYFVKPVNLTELKQAIKEELATLTT; translated from the coding sequence ATGTTACAGTTGGTGACTACTATATCTGAAGAAGTTGTGAACGGCGATCCGCAAAGCTCTACGATTGATTCCAGTGCTGTTATTCCGTCTGCTACTGTCCGTAGCAAAATTCTTATCGTAGAAGACAATGATTTGAACCGCCAGATGCTTGATGATTACCTAAGTTTTTGCGGTTACGAGATTCTCAGCTTGGCTGATGGCACCTGTTTTTTTCAAAAGATGACTGAGTTTCAGCCCCAACTTATTTTATTAGACTTAAAGTTACCAGATATTGATGGCTATACTTTATTAGAAAAGCTGCAAAACCGAGCCGACTGGCAAGATATTCCAATATTTGTAGTTTCTGCGTTTGCTTTTAGCGCCGATCAACAGCGGGCGTTAAGCCTAGGCGCTACGCGGTATTTTGTTAAGCCAGTAAATTTAACAGAGTTAAAACAAGCAATTAAGGAAGAATTAGCTACCTTGACTACTTAA
- the uvrC gene encoding excinuclease ABC subunit UvrC yields the protein MKSHALPSKTLVTKTLPLIKEPERLAQRLKEIPAEPGVYLMRDASDRIMYIGKSRKLRSRVRSYFRESQKLSERIALMVRQVTEIEFIVTDTEAEALALEANLIKQHQPYFNVLLKDDKKYPYVCITWSEEYPRIFITRNRRQGKKEDKFYGPYTDSRLLRNILRLSKRIFALKQRPQPLFKDRPCLNYDLGRCPGVCQKLISPEEYRKTVQKVAMVFQGRTQELIDILTEQMHKSAEALNFESAARIRDQIAGLKSLSAEQKVSLPDDTVSRDAIALAADENHACVQLFQIRAGQLVGRLGFVADAHAEPGAILQRVLEEHYQTADAVEIPTEILVQHELPDAEMLADVLSDRKARKVTIVAPQRATKAELIEMVERNAQYELQRAQKLSDRNTQAMEDLAAIVDLPDLPHRIEGYDISHIQGSNAVASQVVFIDGLPAKQYYRHYKIKNPTVTSGHSDDFASLAEVIQRRFRKYAEDPQLQRVGNPDWPDLVMIDGGKGQLSSVVAVLQEMNLMDELRVVSLAKQREEIFLPGESQPLLTEAEQPGVQLLRRLRDEAHRFAVTFHRQQRSDKLRRSRLDEIPGLGYHRQKQLLAHFRSIDYIRQATPEQLAAAPGIGSHLAQEIYNYFHPS from the coding sequence ATGAAATCGCACGCACTGCCATCCAAAACATTAGTGACAAAAACACTACCACTCATTAAAGAGCCAGAACGTTTAGCACAGCGTTTAAAAGAAATTCCGGCTGAACCTGGAGTTTATTTGATGCGCGATGCGAGCGATCGCATTATGTACATCGGTAAATCACGCAAATTGCGATCGCGGGTTCGTTCCTACTTTCGGGAATCACAGAAACTCAGCGAACGCATCGCGCTGATGGTGCGACAAGTAACAGAAATTGAATTTATTGTCACAGATACAGAAGCTGAAGCCCTAGCACTCGAAGCGAACTTAATCAAGCAGCATCAGCCGTATTTCAACGTGCTGCTCAAAGATGATAAAAAATACCCTTATGTCTGTATTACTTGGTCAGAAGAATATCCCAGAATCTTTATCACGCGCAACCGCCGTCAAGGTAAAAAAGAAGATAAATTTTACGGACCGTACACCGACTCGCGGTTACTACGCAATATCTTACGGTTGTCGAAGCGAATTTTTGCACTGAAACAACGACCGCAACCGCTATTTAAAGACCGCCCGTGCCTCAACTACGATTTAGGACGATGTCCAGGTGTTTGTCAGAAGCTGATTTCTCCGGAAGAATACCGCAAAACTGTACAAAAAGTAGCGATGGTATTTCAAGGCAGAACGCAGGAACTGATCGATATTCTTACTGAACAAATGCACAAGTCAGCAGAAGCACTGAATTTTGAATCTGCAGCCCGAATTCGCGATCAGATTGCGGGGTTAAAGTCTTTGAGTGCAGAACAAAAGGTGTCGTTACCTGATGATACGGTATCGCGCGATGCGATCGCACTTGCCGCCGATGAAAATCATGCTTGCGTGCAGTTGTTTCAAATTCGGGCGGGACAGTTAGTCGGACGCTTGGGATTTGTCGCAGACGCGCACGCAGAACCTGGAGCGATTTTACAACGAGTCTTAGAGGAGCATTACCAAACCGCTGATGCAGTAGAAATTCCCACAGAGATTTTAGTGCAGCATGAATTACCCGATGCGGAAATGCTTGCCGATGTCTTGAGCGATCGCAAAGCGCGGAAAGTGACAATTGTCGCACCACAACGTGCTACCAAAGCTGAATTAATTGAGATGGTAGAACGTAATGCGCAGTACGAATTACAACGCGCGCAGAAATTGAGCGATCGCAATACGCAAGCAATGGAAGATCTCGCCGCAATTGTTGACTTACCCGATTTACCGCACCGCATTGAAGGTTACGACATTTCGCATATTCAAGGTTCAAACGCTGTAGCATCTCAAGTTGTATTCATTGATGGTTTACCCGCAAAGCAATACTATCGCCACTATAAAATTAAGAATCCGACAGTTACCTCTGGTCACTCTGATGATTTTGCCAGCCTTGCGGAAGTGATTCAGCGTCGCTTTCGTAAGTATGCTGAAGATCCGCAATTACAGCGCGTAGGAAACCCTGACTGGCCCGATCTTGTGATGATTGACGGTGGTAAAGGACAGTTATCATCCGTTGTGGCGGTATTGCAAGAGATGAATTTAATGGATGAGTTGCGCGTCGTTAGCCTTGCCAAGCAGCGCGAAGAAATCTTTTTACCAGGCGAATCGCAGCCGCTACTTACTGAAGCTGAACAACCAGGAGTACAATTACTACGGCGCTTGCGCGATGAAGCTCACCGTTTTGCTGTCACGTTCCACCGCCAGCAGCGTAGTGATAAGTTACGGCGATCGCGTTTAGATGAAATTCCTGGCTTGGGTTACCACCGCCAAAAACAGCTACTTGCCCATTTCCGTTCGATTGACTATATTCGTCAGGCTACTCCGGAACAATTAGCCGCCGCACCAGGAATTGGTTCGCACCTAGCTCAAGAAATTTATAATTATTTTCATCCTTCTTAA